The following is a genomic window from Desulfobacterales bacterium.
AGGAGCTCATCCTAGCAGTGCCGGGTGTCGGCTTTGGCGGGCCAGGCTACTTTCGGCTGTCCTATGCTGTTCCGGATTCAGTGATTACCGGATCTATGGCGGGATTTAAAAACGCACTGCAAAAGTTCTGAATCCAAACTTCCATCCGATCAAACGGATGGAACCTGTCAATGGCACCATTTTTTCAAGCTGTAAAAAGGAATAACACCATGTATATTAAGATGTCTGATTTTTTTATGGGAATGGGCCGGGATTTTACCATGGAGGTTATGGATGTTGCCGAAAAATGTTCCCAGCATGAAAAAGATATACTGTTTCAGGAAGGCGATCCGGCCAGACATTTTTATGTGCTTCTCAAAGGGCGGATAAAGCTCAGTCTGGGCGACAGAGGGCCGACGGTATATATAGTTCAGCAGCCGGGGGAAATCATCGGCTGGTCGGGTCTAATCGGCAGAGATACCTATTCCGCCAGCGGCGAATGCGTGCAAGAAACAAACTTGCTCAAATTTGACCGCGATGTGTTTCTTGAAATTCTCAAAAAATATCCCCAGAACGAGGCCCTGCTGTTTAAGCGCCTGGCGGAGATGCTGGGCAATCGTCTGCTCGAACTGTATCCCACAATATCTTGAAGGCTCGTAAGTGTCCCGCTAAAGTTGCGTCCCGCAAGTAATTTAACAAGCCGTTTTTGGGGTGTCAGGTGTCGGGTTTCAGGTGTCAGGTAGTAGGTCTTCGGTTACTAAATTCGGACGTTTGTTACTCCGTAGCTATTACAGACGAAATGCTTTTTTGCTATCCGTTGTCATCTCGGTTTCTGCTGACACCTGAAACCTGACACCTGAAACCATAAACATTGTGTTATTTATAGAACTCCACTGAATTAAAAATACCACATGACTTTGGTAATATTATTAGGCGACATAACGCTAACAATTTGAGCACATCTTGGATCCCCCAACCCCCGGTGGCAGGTTGCCGCCCAATTTATCATCGTGACCAACCGAAAAGGTTGACATCAGTTTTTTCACGGCTCCCTGACAAAGGGGACATTTCACCTGATCATTAGCGCTCATCACCAGCTTATCAAATTTATGGCTGCAGTGCTCGCAGTTATATTCGTAAATCGGCATGGTTCTTATCCTCCATATTTACAGATATTTAATGTAAAGATAAGCCCGGTTAGGCATACCCGCAAGTCATAAAGAAATTATAATGATCTGTTTGACAAATGAATCGAACTGTGAAAGATGCAGAGTTTAATTCAAAATAAAGGAGATTCTTAGCATGTATGTAAAGGAGATCAATGAAATCGAAAAACTGATCCAGAAACAGGCCCAATGGCGCAATCGATGCATCAACCTAATTGCCAGTGAAAATATCGTCAGCGAGCGTGTTCGCGCTCAGGCCGGATCCGATTTTGCGCACCGCTATGCCGAAGGCCACCCGGGCGAACGCTATTACCGGGGCACGTCTTATATCGACGAGATCGAAAATCAGTTGACCACCAATTTAAAAATCCTTTTTGCATGCAGTCACGCTGAAGTCAGACCCATTAGCGGCACCAATGCCAACGAGGCGGTTTTCAGTCGCTTTGTCAATCCCGGTGATGTCGTAATGGTGAACTCCACACCGGCTGGTGGCCATATCAGTCATCATCGAGAGGGCTCACTTGGAAAGTTCACTAAAAATATTATTGACATTCCCCTAACTGCGGACGGGTACCATCTTGACCTTGAAAAAACAATATACCTGATCGAAAAAGCCAGACCCAAAATTATTGTCCTGGGCAAGAGCCTGTTTTTGTTTCCAGAGCCTGTGCAGGAGCTTTATGAAGCTTGCCAGCATAATGGTACGCGGATTATGTATGATGCGGCCCATGTGCTGGGTCTTATTGCCGGCAAACAATTTCAGCGGCCCTTGAGAGAGGGCGCCTTTCTGATGACCGCCAGCACTCATAAAACCTATTATGGCAGCCAGCGCGGTCTGATCCTAAGCAATATGGAAGATGAAGAATGGCGTAAAATTGATAGAGGTGCCTTCCCCGGGTCATCCAGTAATCACCACCTGGATACACTGGCCCAAATGGCCATCAGCACCTATGAAATGATGGAATTTGGTGAACAATACGCTGTGGATACCATTAAAAATGCCAAAGCGCTGGCAGCTGCCCTGGATCGCTTTGGTTTTGATGTTCAGGCCAAGGAATTCGGGTATACCGAAAGTCATCAGGTGGCAGTGAATGTGCGCGAATTTCGCGGAGGTGAACGGGTATCAAAAAACCTGGAAATTAATGATATTATTATCAATATGAATATGCTTCCCCATGAGCCTCTTAAGGCGCATGACCATCCGGACGGCATTCGAATCGGTGTTCAGGAAATGACCCGCTTCGGCATGGGTGTGGCGGAAATGGAACGCATTGCCGAATTGATGAAGGAATGCATTATGGATCGCAAGCCGGTTAAGGAAGAGGTAAACCGTTTCCGATCTGAATACCGGCGCGTTAAGTACAGCTATGATAAGCCCCAGCCCAAGCAACTGAAGGTATTAGAAGGTAAGCGCTTAGAAAATTAATAAGGGTTGAGCCCGTTACCCGTTGGCCCGTTTGCCCGAAAAAATAAAATCAGACATTCTTCCGATAGAAACCGGCTCAACGGGCAAAATCCCGTTTCACGAGGACCTTCGGCTGGCAACCGGCAAACCTGAATACAAACAAAAAAGGCAGATCCTTAGTTGGCTCTGCCTTTTTTTCTCATGGCTCCCTGAATGCCGTTGTTCTCGTGCGTGGTCATTCGCCTAAGTAGTTTGAAGCCCGCAGGGGAAGATGCACGCACATTCGAGAGACCAAGAAGATCGTTATCGTTTTTTCTATATAACTATACAAATAGCATGCCAGAATCGATAAAAACCGGCAAAAAGTAGTATATTAATAATAAAATCAATATTTTAAGATAATATTGGGATTCGATCAGAAAGGTGGTTATGACTTTTAGTTCACATCTGTTTATGGAAATGTTTACATATTTGCCAATTATTTGACATATCCCCGGTTTGAAAAGCGCGGTTTGCCCCAAATTGAGGCGCATGGTCTATTTAAGAAAGGGAAAAAAAGAAAAGGGCGTGCCGCAGCCGCCCTTTTCTTGCGGATCCTGTGTTATGGCTATCTTTAAATTTGTATTATTTTACAAATGGAAAAATATCGGTGTATCCGGCAATATCTGTCGCTAACAGGACCAGAAAAACAATGAGCAGCGCAATCAAAAGCAATGTGAAAAAACCCGTGCCACCGGCGGGAAGCTCCTGCAATTGATCGGCTGCCCGGGTCGCCTCTTCATCTGTAAGGCTGTCAATACGGTTTTTAGCCTCCTGGGGATCAACACCCTGTGATAGCAACATGTTTTTCACATCTTCACGCGCCAGAATGCTTTGAAGATAGTCACGGGCTTCTTGAGCGCGCTGGATATCAATGGCCGCCTCGGTCCCAACCATGGCCGCCATAGCGGATTGCAACGGGCCGGAGAGCATTAGCATGAAAATAGCCATAAAACATCCGATCGGTTTAACACTGGAGCGAAAGTGCTTCATAATGGGTCTCCTCCTTAATGGCTAAGGGACAACTGTGAAGCCCTTATATTCAATCTAAAAGTGGTTGTCAAATCTATTGCTACAGAAACTATGCGACTATCCGATCTGCGCCTTTTCTGCTATACCCGTTTTATGTTATAAACCGGCGCATAACCACTCCAAATCAAAAATGCTTATGATGAAAGCCCTATCGATCACCTTCATCTTTTTGGTTTTAACTTTGCCAGCCGGCAGCTGCTGTTATGCTGATACGGGTGCTGCTAGTCTGCATGCCGGATTAAATTTAAAGGTCCCTTCATCAACTGCGAATACGCTAAATATTGATAGTGGAACGCAAGCGGCAAAGAATGGCTCGGTGCGCTGGTTTAACAGGCAGCGCGATACCGAGCTAAAAGGGGTGGCACTGATTATTCATGGCCTCAACTGTCGCCCGGATAAAATGAAAGCCATTATCGACGTATTAAACACCAGCGGAATCGATTGTTTGAATCTGTCGTTGCGCGGTCACGGCATCAATTTTGCGCCGATTGATAATAAAAGTCCGGATGAGGCCCGCATGGTTGCATTCAAATCGGTATCATACCCGCTGTGGAAGACCGAAGCGTATAACGCCTATCAGATGGCGAAGAAAAGAAGCATATTATACGGGGAACCCATGTTTTTAATTGGCTTTTCGATGGGCGGGCTGCTGGGCATCGATATGATGGCATCAAACCCAAATGTAAAATTTGACAAAATGGTGCTGCTAGCCCCGGCAATAGCTATGCTGCAGAGAAATTATCTGATACAAGTTTTTTCGCCTTTTCCGAGTCTCGTTATACCCAGCGTCGGGCATAAATCCTATCTCGCCAATGACGGCACGCCCATGGCGGCTTACAATGCGCTGTTTGACATGCATGCCCATTTTGAAGATCATCTGGATCCCCAAAAAATAAATATCCCCTCCATCGTCTTTATCGATGCAGAGGATGAACTGGTTTCATATGCCAGTATGCAGGAAATGGTCCAGAAACATGATCTTGATCAATGGACGGTTCATCCAGTTACAAAAGATAAGACCGCAACCGAGGTCGACATGCACCACCTCATTATTGATGCGGTTTCCGTCGGCAGTCATATGTGGCAGGAAATGGTGGACGCTATCATTGTCCATCTTTCAAGCGAACAACCCAAATTTAATCAAGAAAATCAGCCAGATTGAAAAAGGTGTTCAGCGGTTTTGAACTGAATTAATCTCCCATCGCGCCGGGCTGCCACAGGTAATAAAAGCCCGCCTGATAGGATGTCAGGGATTCAGGGAGATCAAGGGATACGATTGACATGCCCTGGCCTTCATAACGTGAGGTAGATGTATTGTACAGGTTGTCGTCCGGAAATTCGGTGCGGCGATAAACGACCACTTTGGCATTTTCCGGCAGTTCAGCCAGACGTTTGGCCTCGTGGACCGCGTCCGGGAGATAGCCTACCCGGTCAATCAGACCCAGCTTCAAAGCATCATCGGCTAAGAAAATACGGGCTGTCGATATCTGTTCTAAGTGCTGGGAATCGATCCGGCGATGCGCATCAATCAGATCTAAAAATCGTTCTCCCAAGCGATCAATCAGGTTTTGAACAATTTGTATTTCTTCCTCGGTCGCCTGCCGAAAAGGCGACCCCATATCTTTGTTTCTTCCCGTTTTGCGCACCTCAACCCCAATGCCGATTTTATTCATCAGCCCGGCCACATCCGGTCGTAAAAAGACAACGCCCACTGAACCGGTCACCGTTGTTGGATGCGCCAGAATATAATCAGCGGGAAGCGATATGTAATAGCCGCCCGAGGCGGCGACATTCATCATCGCGACCACTACTTTTGCCCCAGTCTTTTGTTTGAAAGCGACAATTTCATGGTACAAGATGTCACTGGCGGTAGCCGACCCTCCGGGTGAATTGATCTTCAAAAGCAGGGCTTTGATTTCCGGGTCTTTTTCGGCTTTGCGCAGGTGCGATACCACTTCTTGCAGCATGCTTGGCCGCGTCGTCACAATTCGCCGCCGGGGCGCATCGGATATCGTGCCTCTGATATGAATGACGAGCACTTTACCTGTGGCAGTGCCCTCCAAGGTGTATTCCTGCAGGGGATCAGCAGCGCTGGAAAAAAGCCTTATCTTAGCCCCCTGGCAGCCGAGAAATAGCAGCACCGCCATAGCCGCAAACAAGACGATAAGTTTTCGCATTTTATTTTCCTTAAAATTGGTTTTTACCAGCAAAAGATAGGGAAACACGAACAAGCTGTCAAGAAATTGCAGGGATCTAATATCGCCCCTGACCTGTAAGACTAAAGTGCTTGACAAAATAGCGAGGCCCCATGATAACCCAAAGGCTTGCGTACCGTATAATAAGTTGAATTGCCAGAACTCAAGAAATCAACCATGTCTCGACGCTGGATCATATTTATACTGGCCACATCCCATTTTTTCCTGTCCCAGTTTTACCGGACATCAAACGCGGTGATTGCCCCGGAGCTGATCCGGGACCTATCCCTGAACACAGAGGAACTGGGATTATTGTCGGCTTCATTTTTTTATGGGTTTGCCTTAACGCAAATTCCGATCAGCGTGCTTCTGGATAAAGTGGGCCCCAGATGGATGATGACGGTTCTCTCTTTAATGGGTGTGGTGGGCGCCGTATTGTTTTCCATTGCCGATTCTTTGGGCTTTGGCTTAATTGGGCGGGTCCTGCTGGGGGTCGGCATGGCCTGCAATTTAATGGGCACATTTAAACTGTTAACCGAATGGTTTGAACCCCTGGTATTTGCCACCTTAACAGGCCTGGTGGCTTCAATTGGAACGTTTGGCAACATGGTTGCCGCTACGCCGCTGGTCGTACTGGTAGATCAATTCGGGTGGCGCCTCAGCTTCCAGCTGATTGCCGGAATTAATTTAATCTTAACATTGACACTATTTTTGGTCGTGCGCGATCGGCCTGAACACTCCTCAAGTCACACGGTAAGCAGCGCAGCAGCGATCAGTCTGGCTCAGGCGTTTTCCAATCTGGCCCTGCTCCTAAAAAACAAAAGCTACTGGATCATCTCATACGCCACGTTGGTTCGCTACGGGACCTTTGCCGCTTTTCAGGCGTTGTGGGCCGGGCCGTTTTTGATCGAAGTCATGGGCTATTCAGCCATCCGAACGGGTAACCTGATATTGCTGATGAATGTGGGCCTGATTATTGGAAGTCCATTATGGGGAGCGCTGTCGGACAGGGTATTCAAATCGCGCAAAGGACTAATTGTTTTTTGCCTGCTGATGATGGCAGCTATTTCACTGGCACTGACGACCTTTTCTGCAAAAACCGGGCTGTTATTGATAGCGACCGTTTTCTTTATGTTTGGGCTGGCGGCATCCGGCGGAATGTTGATGTATCCGCATATCAAAGACCTGATGCCGCAGGAAATGGCAGGGGCCGCCATGACCGGCATTAATTTTTTTAACATGCTGGGCCCGGCGATTTTTTTGCAAGGGTTGGGGACTTTAATGCAGCATCTGTACCCGGATGCCTCGCGCGGCCCGGCGGCCTTCGATGCGTCGTTTTTGTTATGCCTTGTTTGTCTGGTAAGTGTGACAATACTTTACGTTTTCACAAGGGAAAAAAATAAGGGCCATTCATAAAGCTATTACAGTGGACGCTCTGTCTTCTTTGGGGCCAAAGGTGGCACTTCAATTAAGCAAATCCGCTTTTTTTAAAATGGCCTTAATTTCTGATTTTTCGCTTTTTGAGGAAGGCAGCAAGGGCAAGCGGGGATCGCCGCCGAAATAGCCCAGCATATCCATAGCCTTCTTTAACCCCGGCACACCATAGACGGCAGTCACCGCCTGGTTAACCGGCAGCATTTTAAGCTGCAACTGTCGGGCGGCATCCAAATCGCCGGCCTTTACCAGATCCAAGATGGCCACGCACTGTTGCGGAGCGACATTGGCCAGGGCGTTAATGCCCCCCACACAGCCGATAGTCAGACCGCTGAATAATACACCGGCCGTTCCCACCAGCACATTAAACTCTTTGGCGGCTGCATTTATGATCTCCCCCAGTTGAATGACATTGCCGGAGCTATCCTTTAGACCAATGATATTGGGGTGCTCGGAGAGGTGGGCAACCAAATTGGCTGCCAAATTTATGTGGGTGAATTTGGGGACATTGTATAATAAGATCGGGATCGGCGATTGATCCGCTACGGCTGTATAATGTTTGACCAGGGCGGCTTCGTTCATTCGACCGCCATAATAGTGGGGTGAGATCACCAGGGCGGCATGGGCTCCCAGTTTGGCACAGTCTTCAGTGAGCCTTAGTGTCTCAAAGGTGGATTCGCAGCCCGTCCCGGCGATAATCCCCATCTTATCTCCAGCCGATTGAACGACGGTAT
Proteins encoded in this region:
- a CDS encoding cyclic nucleotide-binding domain-containing protein, which translates into the protein MYIKMSDFFMGMGRDFTMEVMDVAEKCSQHEKDILFQEGDPARHFYVLLKGRIKLSLGDRGPTVYIVQQPGEIIGWSGLIGRDTYSASGECVQETNLLKFDRDVFLEILKKYPQNEALLFKRLAEMLGNRLLELYPTIS
- a CDS encoding zinc ribbon domain-containing protein is translated as MPIYEYNCEHCSHKFDKLVMSANDQVKCPLCQGAVKKLMSTFSVGHDDKLGGNLPPGVGGSKMCSNC
- a CDS encoding serine hydroxymethyltransferase, with product MYVKEINEIEKLIQKQAQWRNRCINLIASENIVSERVRAQAGSDFAHRYAEGHPGERYYRGTSYIDEIENQLTTNLKILFACSHAEVRPISGTNANEAVFSRFVNPGDVVMVNSTPAGGHISHHREGSLGKFTKNIIDIPLTADGYHLDLEKTIYLIEKARPKIIVLGKSLFLFPEPVQELYEACQHNGTRIMYDAAHVLGLIAGKQFQRPLREGAFLMTASTHKTYYGSQRGLILSNMEDEEWRKIDRGAFPGSSSNHHLDTLAQMAISTYEMMEFGEQYAVDTIKNAKALAAALDRFGFDVQAKEFGYTESHQVAVNVREFRGGERVSKNLEINDIIINMNMLPHEPLKAHDHPDGIRIGVQEMTRFGMGVAEMERIAELMKECIMDRKPVKEEVNRFRSEYRRVKYSYDKPQPKQLKVLEGKRLEN
- a CDS encoding PA2779 family protein encodes the protein MKHFRSSVKPIGCFMAIFMLMLSGPLQSAMAAMVGTEAAIDIQRAQEARDYLQSILAREDVKNMLLSQGVDPQEAKNRIDSLTDEEATRAADQLQELPAGGTGFFTLLLIALLIVFLVLLATDIAGYTDIFPFVK
- a CDS encoding alpha/beta fold hydrolase: MMKALSITFIFLVLTLPAGSCCYADTGAASLHAGLNLKVPSSTANTLNIDSGTQAAKNGSVRWFNRQRDTELKGVALIIHGLNCRPDKMKAIIDVLNTSGIDCLNLSLRGHGINFAPIDNKSPDEARMVAFKSVSYPLWKTEAYNAYQMAKKRSILYGEPMFLIGFSMGGLLGIDMMASNPNVKFDKMVLLAPAIAMLQRNYLIQVFSPFPSLVIPSVGHKSYLANDGTPMAAYNALFDMHAHFEDHLDPQKINIPSIVFIDAEDELVSYASMQEMVQKHDLDQWTVHPVTKDKTATEVDMHHLIIDAVSVGSHMWQEMVDAIIVHLSSEQPKFNQENQPD
- the sppA gene encoding signal peptide peptidase SppA yields the protein MRKLIVLFAAMAVLLFLGCQGAKIRLFSSAADPLQEYTLEGTATGKVLVIHIRGTISDAPRRRIVTTRPSMLQEVVSHLRKAEKDPEIKALLLKINSPGGSATASDILYHEIVAFKQKTGAKVVVAMMNVAASGGYYISLPADYILAHPTTVTGSVGVVFLRPDVAGLMNKIGIGVEVRKTGRNKDMGSPFRQATEEEIQIVQNLIDRLGERFLDLIDAHRRIDSQHLEQISTARIFLADDALKLGLIDRVGYLPDAVHEAKRLAELPENAKVVVYRRTEFPDDNLYNTSTSRYEGQGMSIVSLDLPESLTSYQAGFYYLWQPGAMGD
- a CDS encoding MFS transporter — translated: MSRRWIIFILATSHFFLSQFYRTSNAVIAPELIRDLSLNTEELGLLSASFFYGFALTQIPISVLLDKVGPRWMMTVLSLMGVVGAVLFSIADSLGFGLIGRVLLGVGMACNLMGTFKLLTEWFEPLVFATLTGLVASIGTFGNMVAATPLVVLVDQFGWRLSFQLIAGINLILTLTLFLVVRDRPEHSSSHTVSSAAAISLAQAFSNLALLLKNKSYWIISYATLVRYGTFAAFQALWAGPFLIEVMGYSAIRTGNLILLMNVGLIIGSPLWGALSDRVFKSRKGLIVFCLLMMAAISLALTTFSAKTGLLLIATVFFMFGLAASGGMLMYPHIKDLMPQEMAGAAMTGINFFNMLGPAIFLQGLGTLMQHLYPDASRGPAAFDASFLLCLVCLVSVTILYVFTREKNKGHS
- a CDS encoding dihydrodipicolinate synthase family protein, whose amino-acid sequence is MTQIDLNGIFPPIPTPFINEKVAYDKLADNIERWNATGLKGFVVLGSNGEYVALSEEEKRAVVDTVVQSAGDKMGIIAGTGCESTFETLRLTEDCAKLGAHAALVISPHYYGGRMNEAALVKHYTAVADQSPIPILLYNVPKFTHINLAANLVAHLSEHPNIIGLKDSSGNVIQLGEIINAAAKEFNVLVGTAGVLFSGLTIGCVGGINALANVAPQQCVAILDLVKAGDLDAARQLQLKMLPVNQAVTAVYGVPGLKKAMDMLGYFGGDPRLPLLPSSKSEKSEIKAILKKADLLN